The genomic DNA CGGCCTTCTACGACTGGGCCATGCGCATCGCCGAACGGCACCCCTGAGCCGCGAAACGGGCGGTCACGCGGCGCGGAGAAGGTCCAGGAAGAAGGTCCTGATGTCCGCCGCGAGCAGGTCCGGCACCTCCATCGCGGCGAAATGACCGCCGCGATCGAACTCCGACCAGTGCCTGATGTCGTACAGCCGCTCGGCCAGCGGCCGGACCGACTGTGTGATGTCGTGGGCGAACACCGCCACCCCGAGAGGCGTGGGGCACGGCTGCACCCTTCTGGGTGCGTCGTGGTGCAGCCGCGCCGAGGACGCCGCGGTGGCGGTCAGCCAGTACAGCGAGACATCGGTGAGCACGCGCTCGTCGTCGACCGGTGTGCGCGGGTCGGTCCAGTGGGCGAAGCGTTCGGCGATCCAGGCCAGCTGGCCGACCGGCGAGTCGGTCAGCGCGTAGCCGATGGTCTGCGGGGTGGTCGCCTGCAGCGCCTGGTACGGCGGACGATTCGCCATCAGCTGCCTGATCTTGTCCAACCTGGCCTCGTCGGTCGCCGACAATGTGACATCGGCGTCCGGGTCCGGCCGGGTCGGCAGGTAGTTGACGTGCACGCCGACGACCTGTTCGGGCGCGACCGCGCCCAGCGCCGTCGAGATGCCCGAGCCGAAGTCGCCGCCCTGCGCGCCGTAACGCTCATAACCGAGACGGCGCATCAGCTCGGCCCAGGCCCGCGCGATCCGGACG from Nocardia higoensis includes the following:
- a CDS encoding epoxide hydrolase family protein; translated protein: MIEPFRIDIPRADLDDLNDRLARTRWPDEVADAGWDYGFPLGRLRELAEYWRTGYDWRAHEAELNKLPHYTTEIDGQNIHFVHVRSPEPDALALILTHGWPGSFLEFLDVVEPLSQDFHLVIPSIPGYGFSGPTHERGWDIVRIARAWAELMRRLGYERYGAQGGDFGSGISTALGAVAPEQVVGVHVNYLPTRPDPDADVTLSATDEARLDKIRQLMANRPPYQALQATTPQTIGYALTDSPVGQLAWIAERFAHWTDPRTPVDDERVLTDVSLYWLTATAASSARLHHDAPRRVQPCPTPLGVAVFAHDITQSVRPLAERLYDIRHWSEFDRGGHFAAMEVPDLLAADIRTFFLDLLRAA